A single Phragmites australis chromosome 4, lpPhrAust1.1, whole genome shotgun sequence DNA region contains:
- the LOC133914037 gene encoding glutathione S-transferase T3-like, with translation MEYADFLHGDDDGIIGTQPPLEEVQSQESPGEIAAGGGGGCGQSYTMKGDLLLVSSWLNMSMDPVVGNNQSLGAFWQRIETYFHDNKDFPSTRNKKSLQGRWTFINGMVQKFCTHYARALHSRRSGMIEGESIVEACKMFQAVEHKEFTLLPCWRELRHHPKWQSESSRKKQKTSIAGSPASTQHVESSPEQKLGMPLLSLPFHVLNGYLTALARRRLMAVLPRQSQLSAPMKEIFDRQFSLKERIEKDRVERFAEMMNVERQRLRFEEERMQMEKVNQKMLIVNMDHSQMDED, from the exons ATGGAGTACGCCGACTTCCTTCATGGTGACGACGATGGCATTATCGGCACACAACCTCCTTTGGAAGAGGTGCAGTCCCAAGAGTCACCGGGAGAGATAGcggctggcggtggcggtggctgtGGACAAAGTTACACCATGAAGGGTGACCTACTACTTGTGTCCTCATGGCTGAATATGAGCATGGACCCCGTGGTGGGGAACAACCAGAGTTTAGGGGCTTTCTGGCAGAGGATCGAGACATACTTCCACGACAACAAAGACTTCCCTTCTACCCGCAATAAGAAGTCGTTGCAGGGGAGATGGACGTTCATCAATGGTATGGTACAGAAGTTTTGCACCCACTATGCTAGGGCCCTGCATTCTAGGAGAAGTGGGATGATCGAGGGCGAGTCG ATCGTGGAGGCATGCAAGATGTTCCAGGCCGTGGAGCACAAAGAGTTCACGTTGCTGCCTTGTTGGAGGGAGTTGCGGCATCATCCCAAGTGGCAATCGGAGTCCTCGcgcaagaagcagaagacctcCATCGCTGGCAGCCCCGCCTCGACGCAGCACGTCGAGTCTTCTCCGGAGCAAAAGCTGGGGATGCCCCTGCTTTCGTTGCCATTCCATGTCCTAAACGGCTACCTGACCGCACTCGCTCGAAGGAGATTGATGGCGGTTCTTCCTCGTCAAAGTCAGCTTTCTGCCCCCATGAAGGAGATATTTGACCGCCAGTTCTCGTTGAAAGAAAGGATTGAGAAGGATAGGGTAGAGAGGTTTGCTGAGATGATGAATGTGGAGCGTCAGAGGCTCAGGTTTGAGGAGGAGCGTATGCAAATGGAAAAGGTAAATCAGAAGATGCTCATAGTGAACATGGATCATTCCCAAATGGATGAGGACTAG
- the LOC133914038 gene encoding probable receptor-like protein kinase At5g61350 produces the protein MLVLLMPTSTKMTRSNRSMVEWKRVLVFIILAITRIATTNATASQKDRFVPQDNYFISCGAPGAVQLDDGRKFRSDPESTSFLSTPMDIKITANSSLTAASPLSLLYLSARVFSDVSTYSFFISQPGRHWIRLYFLPIPDNQYNLTTATFSVFTDNMVLLHDFSFIASPPKPVLREYIVATQGDTLKIIFTPKKDSIAFINAIEVVSAPPGLIPNTTNGMAPQEQFDISNNALQVVYRLNMGGALVTSFNDTLGRTWLPDAPFLKLEAAAKAAWVPPRTIKYPDDKTVTPLIAPANIYSTAQQTASTNTSQARFNITWIMEAEPGFKYLVRLHFCDIISKALNSLYFNVYINGMMGVSNLDLSSLTMGLAVAYYKDFTVDSSNIINSTLVVQVGPSTTDSGNTDAILNGLEVIKISNQANSLDGQFSPKTSSQLGKRTLTAIGLALAVIAAALAIVMCCRRNRRPEWQKANSFHSWFLPLNSSQSSFMSSCSRLSRNRFGSTRTKSGFSSLFASSAYGLGRYFTFIEIQKATKNFEEKAVIGVGGFGKVYLGLLEDGTKLAIKRGNPSSDQGMNEFLTEIQMLSKLRHRHLVPLIGCCDENNEMILVYEFMSNGPLRDHLYGGTNLKPLSWKQRLEISIGAAKGLHYLHTGAAQGIIHRDVKTTNILLDENFVAKVADFGLSKAAPSLEQTHVSTAVKGSFGYLDPEYFRRQQLTEKSDVYSFGVVLFEVLCARPAINPALPRDQVNLAEWALTWYRKGELNKIIDPNIAGQIRSDSLEMFAEAAEKCLADYGVDRPSMGDVLWKLEFALQLQEKGDVVDGTSNGTPMKSLNVSGFDDKETPSSAITSVQGR, from the coding sequence ATGCTGGTGCTTCTGATGCCAACATCGACAAAGATGACCAGAAGCAATAGAAGCATGGTTGAGTGGAAGAGAGTACTAGTGTTCATCATCCTTGCCATCACTCGTATAGCCACCACCAATGCAACTGCATCACAGAAGGATCGGTTCGTACCTCAAGATAACTACTTCATCAGCTGTGGGGCACCTGGTGCTGTGCAGCTTGATGATGGCAGGAAATTCCGCTCTGATCCAGAGTCGACATCTTTTCTGTCCACCCCAATGGACATCAAGATCACTGCTAACAGCTCTCTGACTGCTGCTTCACCATTATCCCTACTCTACCTTTCTGCAAGAGTTTTCTCTGACGTCTCAACTTATAGCTTTTTCATCTCCCAGCCTGGTCGCCATTGGATCCGCCTCTACTTCTTACCTATCCCTGACAACCAATACAACCTCACCACAGCTACATTCTCTGTGTTCACTGACAACATGGTCCTTCTCCATGACTTCTCCTTCATAGCCAGTCCCCCTAAACCTGTCCTTAGGGAGTATATTGTCGCAACACAGGGAGACACCTTGAAGATCATTTTCACCCCAAAGAAGGATTCAATAGCATTCATCAATGCTATTGAGGTTGTCTCAGCACCACCCGGCCTAATTCCAAATACCACCAACGGAATGGCTCCCCAAGAACAATTTGACATCTCCAACAATGCGTTGCAGGTAGTCTACCGGCTGAACATGGGGGGTGCACTCGTGACATCCTTCAATGACACACTAGGCAGGACCTGGCTACCAGATGCACCCTTTTTGAAGCTTGAGGCAGCAGCAAAGGCGGCTTGGGTTCCTCCTAGAACCATTAAGTACCCTGATGACAAGACTGTCACACCACTCATTGCTCCAGCAAACATCTACTCAACAGCACAGCAGACAGCCTCCACAAATACCTCGCAAGCAAGATTCAACATAACTTGGATAATGGAGGCAGAGCCAGGATTCAAGTACCTTGTCCGCCTACATTTCTGCGATATTATAAGCAAGGCACTCAATAGCCTCTACTTCAATGTCTACATTAATGGCATGATGGGTGTCTCCAATCTTGACCTCTCGAGCTTGACAATGGGGCTTGCGGTAGCCTACTACAAGGACTTCACCGTCGACTCATCGAACATCATCAACTCCACCCTTGTGGTGCAGGTTGGCCCAAGTACAACCGACTCTGGCAACACTGATGCCATCCTTAATGGACTTGAAGTCATAAAGATAAGCAACCAAGCAAACAGTTTAGATGGCCAATTTTCACCAAAAACAAGCTCACAACTTGGTAAGAGGACACTAACAGCCATAGGTCTTGCTTTGGCAGTGATTGCAGCTGCATTGGCCATAGTGATGTGCTGCAGGCGAAACCGCAGACCAGAATGGCAGAAGGCAAACAGCTTCCATTCTTGGTTCCTTCCACTCAACTCCAGCCAATCCAGCTTCATGAGCAGCTGCAGTAGGCTCTCCAGAAATCGTTTTGGCTCCACAAGGACCAAGAGTGGTTTTTCGAGCCTGTTTGCATCCAGTGCTTACGGGTTGGGCCGCTACTTCACCTTCATTGAAATTCAGAAAGCTACAAAAAACTTTGAAGAAAAGGCTGTTATTGGTGTTGGTGGCTTCGGAAAAGTTTATCTTGGTCTCCTTGAGGATGGGACGAAGCTGGCTATCAAGCGAGGCAATCCATCTTCTGACCAAGGTATGAACGAATTCCTGACTGAAATTCAAATGTTGTCAAAGCTTCGTCACCGCCATCTGGTCCCACTCATTGGTTGCTGTGATGAGAATAACGAGATGATCCTGGTTTATGAGTTCATGTCAAATGGTCCATTAAGGGATCATCTCTATGGTGGTACAAACCTGAAGCCTCTTTCTTGGAAGCAGCGCTTAGAAATTAGCATTGGGGCGGCCAAAGGCCTGCATTATCTTCATACAGGTGCAGCTCAGGGCATAATTCACCGTGATGTCAAGACTACCAACATTCTCCTGGATGAAAATTTTGTGGCCAAGGTTGCTGATTTTGGCCTATCAAAAGCTGCTCCATCCCTTGAGCAAACACATGTCAGCACTGCTGTCAAAGGAAGCTTTGGCTATCTTGATCCAGAGTACTTCAGACGTCAACAGCTAACGGAGAAGTCTGATGTATACTCTTTCGGGGTGGTACTCTTTGAAGTGCTGTGTGCAAGGCCAGCCATCAATCCAGCACTTCCAAGAGACCAGGTGAACCTCGCAGAGTGGGCCCTTACATGGTACCGCAAGGGAGAGCTTAACAAAATTATTGATCCTAACATTGCAGGACAAATCAGGTCTGATTCGCTTGAGATGTTTGCTGAGGCTGCTGAGAAATGCCTTGCTGACTATGGAGTTGACCGCCCATCAATGGGAGACGTCTTATGGAAACTTGAATTTGCCTTGCAACTTCAAGAAAAGGGTGATGTTGTTGATGGAACCAGCAATGGGACCCCAATGAAGAGCTTAAATGTGTCAGGCTTTGATGACAAGGAGACACCTAGCAGTGCAATCACGTCAGTTCAAGGAAGATGA
- the LOC133915398 gene encoding probable WRKY transcription factor 58, which yields MRGTASGNRRRDGLQASEFRRTILQQQSALRCIALRRRSSLSVGGCPCRCHAVFLRLSREARKVTTMDDRRRGDAMRQRPFTSAQERVFDGGGSSSVPGPAFGGDFDQGSYMALLSAGVNPQPPPTQWAVEEVTAAPPNNVTPQFLANYAPPPSYHHPTSFAALPLGGRMDYPPYLQAGPPPQWSTRATPAPSLPPPNFAVLLPRSLHDQDMHPRAAAFFGGGSSQSHAPAPAAAIEQPAKDGYSWRKYGQKQLKDAESPRSYYKCTRDGCPVKKVVERSFDGFITEITYKGRHNHPRPQERGSAGAACGGDDVGIAGAEVDVHEPSDDDTLHEDDGDGGRDMGADGEAGQRVVKKPKIILQTPSEVDLLDDGYRWRKYGQKVVKGNPRPRSYYKCTADKCNVRKQIERALTDPRCVLTTYTGRHNHDPPGRGAPAAAAAGGSSADHPTPSVMNSTGGSGAFQQIGGARQLKEES from the exons ATGAGGGGGACTGCTTCCG GCAACCGAAGGCGAGACGGGTTACAGGCTTCGGAGTTCAGACGGACAATCCTTCAACAGCAGAGCGCACTGCGCTGCATTGCGTTGCGTAGACGTAGCTCTCTCTCGGTCGGCGGCTGTCCCTGTCGTTGTCACGCTGTCTTCCTCCGCTTGTCCAGAGAAGCAAGAAAGGTCACGACAATGGACGATCGGCGGCGCGGCGACGCCATGCGCCAGCGGCCGTTCACGTCTGCCCAGGAGAGGGTATTCGACGGCGGAGGCAGCAGCAGCGTCCCCGGGCCGGCGTTTGGCGGTGACTTTGATCAGGGATCCTATATGGCGCTTCTTAGCGCCGGTGTCAACCCCCAGCCACCGCCGACGCAGTGGGCCGTCGAGGAGGTGACCGCGGCGCCTCCCAATAACGTGACACCTCAATTCTTG GCTAActacgcgccgccgccgtcctacCATCATCCCACCTCGTTCGCCGCACTGCCGCTCGGCGGCAGAATGGATTACCCACCGTACCTTCAGGCAGGCCCGCCGCCGCAATGGTCTACGCGAGCGACGCCGGCTCCCTCCCTGCCGCCGCCCAACttcgccgtcctcctccccagGTCTCTACACGACCAGGACATGCATCCGCGCGCCGCCGCGTTCTTCGGCGGCGGCAGCTCGCAGTCGCATGCGccggcaccggcggcggcgatcgAGCAGCCGGCGAAGGACGGGTACAGCTGGCGCAAGTACGGGCAGAAGCAGCTCAAGGACGCCGAGTCGCCGCGGAGCTACTACAAGTGCACGAGGGACGGCTGCCCCGTCAAGAAGGTCGTGGAGCGCTCCTTCGACGGGTTTATCACGGAGATCACCTACAAGGGCCGCCACAACCACCCGCGCCCCCAGGAACGCGGCAGCGCCGGCGCGGCGTGCGGTGGCGACGATGTCGGGATCGCCGGCGCCGAGGTGGACGTGCACGAGCCGAGCGACGACGACACGCTTCATGAGGACGATGGCGACGGGGGTCGTGACAT GGGCGCCGACGGCGAGGCCGGACAAAGGGTGGTGAAGAAACCCAAGATCATCCTACAAACCCCGAGCGAGGTCGATCTCCTGGACGACGGCTACAGGTGGCGCAAGTACGGGCAGAAAGTAGTCAAGGGCAACCCCCGTCCTAG GAGCTACTACAAGTGCACCGCGGACAAATGCAACGTGCGCAAGCAGATCGAGAGGGCGTTGACCGATCCCAGGTGCGTCCTGACGACATACACCGGCCGGCACAACCACGACCCACCGGGCCGGGGAGcgccagccgccgccgcggcaggcGGCTCTTCCGCCGATCACCCGACGCCTTCGGTCATGAACTCGACCGGGGGAAGTGGGGCGTTTCAGCAAATCGGTGGTGCTCGGCAGCTGAAAGAGGAGAGCTAG
- the LOC133915399 gene encoding uncharacterized protein LOC133915399 isoform X2, whose amino-acid sequence MAEPLVGLRVAAPAVPQPQIRGRLLPSPRLVPFRRGRMRTARATVAGPPEIDQDEAMSIDNLRRFFDLNVGKWNGCFYQFDAHGRVLQGINTRLSVSTYGEDNLISLLQSLYIKQASSNISIVDEEDSEPEWVEYKIKETNMFTVDKYQQIGFFPEEKAFALRYQTAGMLETVLRVGVLGEDDTGEDSPKNLKIPSRKPSIVCENCLHSLEGNGRVRAFHIMDPKGVLDTLLVFHEKQGSIVPQPLIYSSVDSESASSDRINALLGRWEGHSVTKRSGVYGATLTEADTAVVLEMDSNGQLIQDTISMKSGTSTTTTVNWTGSANNNLLEFDGGYEITLLPGGMYMGYPSDISKCVAQLDSFHLEFCWMESPGKRQRLVRTYDSAGLAVSSTYFFETKQPREKSLLTMSWRKLQNVT is encoded by the exons ATGGCGGAACCCCTCGTGGGCCTCCGGGTTGCCGCCCCCGCCGTCCCGCAGCCTCAAATCCGCGGCCGCCTTCTCCCCTCCCCCCGCCTCGTCCCGTTCCGGCGCGGCCGGATGCGCACCGCCCGCGCGACGGTAGCGGGGCCGCCGGAGATTGACCAGGATGAGGCGATGAGCATCGACAACCTGCGCCGGTTCTTCGACCTCAACGTCGGCAAGTGGAATGGCTGCTTCTAC CAATTCGACGCGCATGGGAGGGTGCTGCAGGGGATCAACACGCGCCTGTCCGTGAGCACGTATGGGGAGGACAACCTCATAAGCCTCCTGCAATC GCTGTATATTAAGCAAGCTTCCTCTAATATATCAATTGTAGATGAGGAGGATTCTGAACCAGAGTGGGTGGAGTACAAAATCAAAGAGACAAACATGTTCACTGTGGACAAATATCAGCAG ATAGGATTCTTTCCAGAAGAGAAGGCATTTGCTCTGAGGTACCAGACCGCTGGAATGCTGGAGACCGTCCTTCGGGTTGGTGTGCTTGGGGAAGATGATACTGGTGAAGATTCACCCAA AAACTTGAAGATACCTTCTCGTAAGCCATCTATTGTATGTGAGAATTGTCTTCACTCCCTTGAAGGCAATGGTCGAGTGAGGGCTTTCCACATAATGGATCCAAAGGGAGTGCTCGACACACTTCTTGTTTTCCATGAAAAGCAGGGATCTATAGTACCACAGCCACTTATCTACTCTTCAGTTGATTCTGAG AGTGCCAGCAGTGATAGGATAAATGCACTACTTGGAAGATGGGAGGGGCATTCTGTGACTAAGAGGAGCGGGGTGTATGGAGCAACCCTCACTGAGGCAGATACAGCAGTTGTCCTTGAAATGGACAGCAATGGCCAGCTGATTCAG GATACTATATCAATGAAATCCGGAACTAGCACTACAACAACGGTCAACTGGACAGGATCAGCAAATAACAACTTGCTTGAGTTTGATGGAGGATATGAAATAACATTGCTACCTGGTGGGATGTACATGGGATATCCATCAGACATCAGCAAATGTGTTGCCCAGTTAGATTCTTTTCATTTGGAGTTTTGTTGGATGGAATCGCCAGGAAAGAGGCAGCGGCTTGTGCGGACTTACGACTCAGCTGGTCTGGCTGTTTCGTCAACCTACTTTTTCGAGACCAAA cagccgcgggAAAAGAGCTTATTGACAATGAGCTGGAGAAAGCTGCAGAATGTCACATAA
- the LOC133915399 gene encoding uncharacterized protein LOC133915399 isoform X1 codes for MAEPLVGLRVAAPAVPQPQIRGRLLPSPRLVPFRRGRMRTARATVAGPPEIDQDEAMSIDNLRRFFDLNVGKWNGCFYQFDAHGRVLQGINTRLSVSTYGEDNLISLLQSLYIKQASSNISIVDEEDSEPEWVEYKIKETNMFTVDKYQQIGFFPEEKAFALRYQTAGMLETVLRVGVLGEDDTGEDSPKNLKIPSRKPSIVCENCLHSLEGNGRVRAFHIMDPKGVLDTLLVFHEKQGSIVPQPLIYSSVDSESASSDRINALLGRWEGHSVTKRSGVYGATLTEADTAVVLEMDSNGQLIQDTISMKSGTSTTTTVNWTGSANNNLLEFDGGYEITLLPGGMYMGYPSDISKCVAQLDSFHLEFCWMESPGKRQRLVRTYDSAGLAVSSTYFFETKQQPREKSLLTMSWRKLQNVT; via the exons ATGGCGGAACCCCTCGTGGGCCTCCGGGTTGCCGCCCCCGCCGTCCCGCAGCCTCAAATCCGCGGCCGCCTTCTCCCCTCCCCCCGCCTCGTCCCGTTCCGGCGCGGCCGGATGCGCACCGCCCGCGCGACGGTAGCGGGGCCGCCGGAGATTGACCAGGATGAGGCGATGAGCATCGACAACCTGCGCCGGTTCTTCGACCTCAACGTCGGCAAGTGGAATGGCTGCTTCTAC CAATTCGACGCGCATGGGAGGGTGCTGCAGGGGATCAACACGCGCCTGTCCGTGAGCACGTATGGGGAGGACAACCTCATAAGCCTCCTGCAATC GCTGTATATTAAGCAAGCTTCCTCTAATATATCAATTGTAGATGAGGAGGATTCTGAACCAGAGTGGGTGGAGTACAAAATCAAAGAGACAAACATGTTCACTGTGGACAAATATCAGCAG ATAGGATTCTTTCCAGAAGAGAAGGCATTTGCTCTGAGGTACCAGACCGCTGGAATGCTGGAGACCGTCCTTCGGGTTGGTGTGCTTGGGGAAGATGATACTGGTGAAGATTCACCCAA AAACTTGAAGATACCTTCTCGTAAGCCATCTATTGTATGTGAGAATTGTCTTCACTCCCTTGAAGGCAATGGTCGAGTGAGGGCTTTCCACATAATGGATCCAAAGGGAGTGCTCGACACACTTCTTGTTTTCCATGAAAAGCAGGGATCTATAGTACCACAGCCACTTATCTACTCTTCAGTTGATTCTGAG AGTGCCAGCAGTGATAGGATAAATGCACTACTTGGAAGATGGGAGGGGCATTCTGTGACTAAGAGGAGCGGGGTGTATGGAGCAACCCTCACTGAGGCAGATACAGCAGTTGTCCTTGAAATGGACAGCAATGGCCAGCTGATTCAG GATACTATATCAATGAAATCCGGAACTAGCACTACAACAACGGTCAACTGGACAGGATCAGCAAATAACAACTTGCTTGAGTTTGATGGAGGATATGAAATAACATTGCTACCTGGTGGGATGTACATGGGATATCCATCAGACATCAGCAAATGTGTTGCCCAGTTAGATTCTTTTCATTTGGAGTTTTGTTGGATGGAATCGCCAGGAAAGAGGCAGCGGCTTGTGCGGACTTACGACTCAGCTGGTCTGGCTGTTTCGTCAACCTACTTTTTCGAGACCAAA cagcagccgcgggAAAAGAGCTTATTGACAATGAGCTGGAGAAAGCTGCAGAATGTCACATAA
- the LOC133915399 gene encoding uncharacterized protein LOC133915399 isoform X3, which translates to MAEPLVGLRVAAPAVPQPQIRGRLLPSPRLVPFRRGRMRTARATVAGPPEIDQDEAMSIDNLRRFFDLNVGKWNGCFYQFDAHGRVLQGINTRLSVSTYGEDNLISLLQSLYIKQASSNISIVDEEDSEPEWVEYKIKETNMFTVDKYQQIGFFPEEKAFALRYQTAGMLETVLRVGVLGEDDTGEDSPKNLKIPSRKPSIVCENCLHSLEGNGRVRAFHIMDPKGVLDTLLVFHEKQGSIVPQPLIYSSVDSESASSDRINALLGRWEGHSVTKRSGVYGATLTEADTAVVLEMDSNGQLIQDTISMKSGTSTTTTVNWTGSANNNLLEFDGGYEITLLPGGMYMGYPSDISKCVAQLDSFHLEFCWMESPGKRQRLVRTYDSAGLAVSSTYFFETKV; encoded by the exons ATGGCGGAACCCCTCGTGGGCCTCCGGGTTGCCGCCCCCGCCGTCCCGCAGCCTCAAATCCGCGGCCGCCTTCTCCCCTCCCCCCGCCTCGTCCCGTTCCGGCGCGGCCGGATGCGCACCGCCCGCGCGACGGTAGCGGGGCCGCCGGAGATTGACCAGGATGAGGCGATGAGCATCGACAACCTGCGCCGGTTCTTCGACCTCAACGTCGGCAAGTGGAATGGCTGCTTCTAC CAATTCGACGCGCATGGGAGGGTGCTGCAGGGGATCAACACGCGCCTGTCCGTGAGCACGTATGGGGAGGACAACCTCATAAGCCTCCTGCAATC GCTGTATATTAAGCAAGCTTCCTCTAATATATCAATTGTAGATGAGGAGGATTCTGAACCAGAGTGGGTGGAGTACAAAATCAAAGAGACAAACATGTTCACTGTGGACAAATATCAGCAG ATAGGATTCTTTCCAGAAGAGAAGGCATTTGCTCTGAGGTACCAGACCGCTGGAATGCTGGAGACCGTCCTTCGGGTTGGTGTGCTTGGGGAAGATGATACTGGTGAAGATTCACCCAA AAACTTGAAGATACCTTCTCGTAAGCCATCTATTGTATGTGAGAATTGTCTTCACTCCCTTGAAGGCAATGGTCGAGTGAGGGCTTTCCACATAATGGATCCAAAGGGAGTGCTCGACACACTTCTTGTTTTCCATGAAAAGCAGGGATCTATAGTACCACAGCCACTTATCTACTCTTCAGTTGATTCTGAG AGTGCCAGCAGTGATAGGATAAATGCACTACTTGGAAGATGGGAGGGGCATTCTGTGACTAAGAGGAGCGGGGTGTATGGAGCAACCCTCACTGAGGCAGATACAGCAGTTGTCCTTGAAATGGACAGCAATGGCCAGCTGATTCAG GATACTATATCAATGAAATCCGGAACTAGCACTACAACAACGGTCAACTGGACAGGATCAGCAAATAACAACTTGCTTGAGTTTGATGGAGGATATGAAATAACATTGCTACCTGGTGGGATGTACATGGGATATCCATCAGACATCAGCAAATGTGTTGCCCAGTTAGATTCTTTTCATTTGGAGTTTTGTTGGATGGAATCGCCAGGAAAGAGGCAGCGGCTTGTGCGGACTTACGACTCAGCTGGTCTGGCTGTTTCGTCAACCTACTTTTTCGAGACCAAAGTATGA
- the LOC133915401 gene encoding eukaryotic translation initiation factor 5A-like, which yields MSDSEEHHFESKADAGASKTYPQQAGTIRKNGHIVIKNRPCKVVEVSTSKTGKHGHAKCHFVAIDIFNGKKLEDIVPSSHNCDVPHVNRTDYQLIDISEDGFVSLLTESGGTKDDLRLPSDDALLTQIKDGFNEGKDLIVTVMSAMGEEQICALKDIGPRN from the exons ATGTCGGACTCGGAGGAGCACCACTTCGAGTCGAAGGCCGACGCCGGCGCTTCCAAGACCTACCCACAGCAGGCCGGAACCATCCGCAAGAACGGCCACATCGTCATCAAGAACCGCCCCTGCAAG GTTGTTGAGGTCTCCACTTCCAAGACAGGGAAGCATGGACATGCAAAATGCCACTTTGTGGCCATTGACATTTTCAATGGAAAGAAGCTTGAGGATATAGTGCCATCCTCTCACAACTGTGAC GTCCCCCATGTCAACCGTACTGACTACCAGCTGATTGACATTTCTGAAGATGGATTT GTCAGCCTGCTGACTGAAAGTGGAGGCACTAAGGATGATCTGAGGCTCCCTTCTGATGACGCACTGCTTACCCAG ATCAAGGATGGATTCAATGAGGGGAAGGATCTGATTGTGACTGTGATGTCTGCTATGGGTGAGGAGCAGATCTGCGCTCTGAAGGACATTGGCCCCAGGAACTAG